In Ruminiclostridium papyrosolvens DSM 2782, the following proteins share a genomic window:
- a CDS encoding TIGR04066 family peptide maturation system protein, giving the protein MEKNERLLIYPYDMEFTPVLRHRSLLTEYDISCLVSPNGWGFTGKDAGIADRGPDIGITVSSDFEKALDLCDTVMIVESHLPFDFEKYIFKKIISAVKSKKNIICSLSLNKEAIEKISSMCNCEGVYFKYFDGNQSFLSEDIVIEDESIEEIDIPVILTVGIDEKTNKFEIQLALRDKIQKSGYKISQIGTRPYCEMLGFHPFPSFMYGNEISDVNKVLMFNRYIKNIEKTEEPDVIIIGVPGGVMPYNRMITNKFGLLAFEVSQAVIPDVVIASLLYEDCKPEGFDEYTNLFKYKLGFEVDFFNISNMQFDWLKANEEYVKSYISLDYKFIDEKKEKYISNKIPVLNILNKDDSNRMADQTIDKLIGYADVQIV; this is encoded by the coding sequence ATGGAAAAAAACGAGAGACTTTTGATTTATCCGTACGATATGGAATTTACTCCGGTATTGAGGCACAGGTCTTTGCTTACGGAATATGACATATCGTGCCTTGTATCTCCGAATGGATGGGGCTTTACAGGAAAAGATGCAGGTATTGCAGATAGAGGGCCGGATATAGGTATCACAGTGTCTTCTGATTTTGAAAAAGCATTGGACTTATGCGATACCGTGATGATTGTTGAATCGCATCTGCCGTTTGATTTCGAAAAATATATATTTAAAAAAATTATATCTGCAGTAAAATCCAAAAAGAACATAATATGCTCATTAAGTTTGAATAAAGAAGCTATTGAAAAAATATCGTCCATGTGTAATTGTGAGGGAGTGTATTTCAAATATTTTGATGGAAATCAGAGTTTTCTGTCTGAGGATATAGTTATTGAGGACGAAAGTATTGAAGAAATAGACATACCTGTTATTTTGACAGTTGGAATAGATGAGAAAACTAATAAATTTGAAATACAGCTTGCCCTAAGAGACAAAATTCAAAAATCAGGATATAAAATAAGTCAGATAGGCACCAGACCGTACTGTGAGATGCTGGGGTTTCATCCCTTTCCTTCATTCATGTATGGAAATGAAATTTCTGATGTCAATAAAGTATTGATGTTCAATAGATATATCAAGAATATTGAAAAGACAGAAGAGCCGGATGTAATAATAATCGGGGTACCAGGGGGCGTAATGCCATATAACAGAATGATTACCAACAAATTTGGATTGCTTGCCTTTGAAGTCTCACAGGCTGTGATTCCGGATGTTGTAATAGCAAGCCTACTGTATGAAGATTGTAAGCCTGAGGGATTTGATGAGTATACAAATTTGTTTAAATATAAGCTTGGATTTGAGGTTGATTTCTTCAACATTTCAAACATGCAATTCGATTGGTTAAAAGCAAATGAGGAATATGTGAAGTCTTATATTTCATTGGATTACAAGTTTATTGATGAGAAGAAAGAGAAATACATCAGTAATAAAATACCTGTACTTAATATACTTAACAAAGACGATTCCAACCGTATGGCAGACCAAACTATTGATAAGCTTATCGGGTATGCTGATGTCCAAATAGTTTAG
- a CDS encoding peptide maturation system acyl carrier-related protein — protein MDNLMSDKIKERLLNIFNQRFNIDFTKWDKDYYTKNLLGEDIKLSARDLLYIYFDVKSQFNITIPQEEIANGKFITFGGIYDVVESQVKLKNIS, from the coding sequence ATGGATAATTTAATGTCAGATAAAATAAAAGAAAGGCTTTTAAATATTTTTAATCAAAGGTTTAATATTGATTTTACTAAATGGGACAAGGACTATTACACTAAGAATCTTTTAGGAGAAGATATAAAGCTGAGTGCCAGAGATTTGCTATACATATACTTTGATGTAAAGAGTCAATTCAATATTACAATTCCTCAAGAGGAAATTGCCAACGGAAAGTTTATTACCTTTGGGGGGATATATGATGTTGTTGAAAGTCAAGTGAAACTAAAGAATATATCATAA
- a CDS encoding AzlC family ABC transporter permease, with product MLTKQEKVLHSKHTALHDFIDGSKQSLPIALGYFPVSFTFGLMAVKGGIPVWIVILISMTNLTSAGQFAGTNLIIAGAGLAEITITTFVINIRYMLMSLSLSQKIVEGIPGYKRWIMSFGITDETFTVAAMQKRDITFSFMTGLEVLPYIGWAAGTAAGAIVCTILPESLQNSMGIALYAMFIALVIPAAKKSKAALIVAGCAIFISSLIKWVPVFSSVSGGWRIIVATFIACTVGAKLFPMEDTAND from the coding sequence ATGTTAACTAAGCAAGAGAAAGTATTACATAGCAAGCACACAGCATTACACGATTTCATTGACGGTTCAAAACAAAGTCTCCCTATAGCCCTGGGATATTTTCCCGTTTCCTTTACCTTCGGGCTTATGGCTGTAAAGGGGGGGATACCTGTTTGGATAGTTATACTAATATCAATGACAAACCTTACTTCGGCTGGACAGTTTGCAGGGACTAACCTGATTATAGCAGGAGCAGGCCTTGCTGAAATTACCATTACTACCTTTGTCATAAATATCAGATACATGCTTATGTCCCTGTCATTATCACAGAAAATAGTTGAGGGCATACCGGGATATAAACGGTGGATAATGTCTTTTGGAATCACCGATGAAACCTTTACGGTAGCTGCCATGCAAAAAAGAGATATAACCTTTTCCTTTATGACAGGACTTGAAGTGCTGCCCTATATCGGGTGGGCAGCAGGCACTGCAGCAGGTGCCATAGTGTGTACCATACTGCCGGAATCCTTGCAGAATTCAATGGGTATTGCTTTATACGCAATGTTTATTGCCCTTGTAATTCCGGCTGCTAAAAAATCAAAAGCTGCTCTGATTGTGGCAGGCTGTGCAATATTTATAAGTTCTCTTATAAAATGGGTACCTGTCTTTTCTTCCGTATCAGGGGGATGGAGAATAATCGTAGCTACATTTATTGCATGTACAGTAGGAGCAAAGCTTTTTCCAATGGAGGATACGGCAAATGACTAA
- a CDS encoding AzlD domain-containing protein, which yields MTNTLIAVFLMALVTYIPRVLPMAVFKNKIKSRFITAFLGYVPYAVLGAMIFPDILTATGHLWSAVTGLGVAVILAYFEKSLLKVAVCAIAVVYICEMIISRV from the coding sequence ATGACTAATACATTGATTGCAGTATTTCTTATGGCATTGGTTACATATATTCCAAGAGTGCTTCCCATGGCTGTTTTCAAAAATAAAATAAAGTCCCGGTTTATAACTGCATTTCTGGGATACGTACCTTATGCGGTTCTGGGAGCTATGATATTTCCTGATATACTTACAGCTACAGGACATCTTTGGTCTGCTGTTACAGGACTTGGAGTTGCAGTTATACTTGCTTACTTTGAAAAGAGCTTATTGAAGGTAGCTGTGTGTGCAATTGCCGTTGTTTACATTTGTGAGATGATAATTTCCAGAGTGTAG
- the glpK gene encoding glycerol kinase GlpK, with product MHKRYILSLDQGTTSSRAVIFDSLNGNIAGIKSVPLKQYYPQPGWVEHDAEDIFRDQMAAITGAIKMAGISADAIACIGITNQRETVVVWDKNTGKPLHRAIVWQCRRSSEICDSLKMAGLRDKIKSKTGLVIDAYFSGTKIKWLLDNVEGAREKANKGELLAGTIDSWLIWNLTGGKKHITDYSNASRTMLYNVNELKWDEELLKELEIPACMLPEVVSSSGACAYSNEKVLGEKIPISGIAGDQHASLFGQACFKQGDAKNTYGTGCFILMNTGKKPVSSRNNLLTTIAWAIDNQVEYALEGSVFNAGAAIQWLRDELGIIKTAHESDIEAGKVPDTGGVYVVPAFTGLGAPYWDMYARGTILGITRGTNKKHIIRATLESIAYQSRDVLEAMELDSGIELNALKVDGGASASDFLMQFQADILDIPVQRPVIRETTALGSAFLAGLGVGIWTSKEEIEKAWNLDKTYIPLGNKNYFDGLYLKWKKAVEKSMKWDI from the coding sequence ATGCATAAGAGATACATTTTATCCCTTGATCAGGGGACTACCAGCTCCAGAGCAGTAATATTTGACAGCTTGAACGGTAACATAGCGGGAATAAAGAGTGTTCCGCTAAAGCAGTATTACCCTCAGCCCGGATGGGTTGAACATGATGCTGAAGATATTTTCAGAGACCAGATGGCTGCTATAACCGGAGCAATAAAAATGGCTGGTATAAGTGCTGATGCAATAGCTTGCATTGGTATCACAAATCAGAGGGAAACCGTAGTCGTCTGGGACAAAAACACAGGAAAACCTTTACATAGAGCCATCGTGTGGCAGTGCAGGAGAAGTTCCGAAATTTGTGATAGTTTAAAGATGGCTGGTTTGAGAGATAAAATCAAAAGTAAAACCGGATTGGTAATAGATGCATATTTTTCGGGAACCAAGATAAAATGGCTTCTGGATAATGTAGAGGGAGCAAGGGAAAAGGCAAATAAGGGAGAGCTTCTTGCCGGAACCATTGATTCCTGGCTTATCTGGAATTTAACCGGAGGCAAAAAGCATATAACTGATTATTCAAATGCCTCCAGAACCATGTTATATAACGTAAATGAATTAAAATGGGATGAAGAACTCCTAAAAGAACTGGAAATACCGGCGTGTATGTTGCCGGAGGTAGTTTCCTCATCGGGAGCATGTGCATACTCTAACGAAAAAGTGTTAGGTGAAAAAATCCCTATTTCCGGTATAGCGGGGGACCAACATGCCTCTCTTTTCGGTCAGGCCTGCTTTAAACAGGGTGATGCTAAAAATACGTATGGAACGGGTTGTTTCATACTAATGAATACCGGCAAAAAACCCGTGTCTTCAAGAAACAATCTTCTTACTACAATTGCATGGGCCATAGATAATCAGGTTGAATATGCCCTTGAAGGCAGTGTGTTCAATGCGGGAGCAGCCATTCAATGGTTAAGGGATGAATTAGGTATAATAAAGACTGCACATGAAAGTGATATAGAAGCAGGAAAAGTCCCCGACACGGGCGGGGTATATGTTGTTCCTGCATTTACGGGATTAGGAGCACCATACTGGGATATGTATGCTCGTGGTACGATTCTGGGGATAACAAGAGGTACAAACAAAAAACATATAATTAGAGCTACTCTGGAATCCATAGCCTATCAGAGCAGAGATGTACTGGAGGCTATGGAACTGGATTCAGGTATAGAGCTGAACGCCCTGAAGGTAGACGGAGGTGCAAGTGCAAGTGACTTCCTTATGCAGTTTCAGGCAGATATACTGGATATACCTGTTCAAAGGCCTGTAATAAGGGAAACAACAGCACTTGGCTCTGCATTTCTGGCGGGACTGGGTGTTGGAATCTGGACATCCAAGGAAGAGATTGAAAAAGCATGGAATCTTGACAAGACATACATACCCTTAGGAAATAAAAATTACTTTGACGGTCTATACTTAAAGTGGAAGAAAGCAGTTGAAAAATCAATGAAATGGGATATTTAG
- a CDS encoding glutamate-5-semialdehyde dehydrogenase produces MDIRQLCENAGEASVKMAALSGEVKNNALLKISEALLANSKRIIEANQHDLERSEKDNLASPLLKRLKFDEKKLNDVVEGIKSLMSLEEPVGKTLFSNMLDDDLELFKVTCPIGVIGIIFESRPDALVQISTLCLKSGNCVLLKGGSEAKETNRVLTDVIEEATVAAGLPKGWISLLESRDDVSEMLKMDEYIDLVIPRGSNEFVRYIMDNSRIPVMGHADGICHVYVDSGADLEMAKKITVDSKTQYVAVCNATETLLVDSAVAKEFLPGLKAELDKKNVEIFGDEETAKIIEVKPASDKDWATEYLDYIISIKIVSGVDEAIKHINTYGSGHTDSIVTKDKTTAVKFMNLVDSGNVFWNASTRFSDGFKYGFGAEVGISTSKLHARGPVGLDGLLSYKYMLIGKGQIVDDYATNKRQFKHVKMNKQIEEI; encoded by the coding sequence ATGGACATAAGACAATTGTGTGAAAATGCTGGTGAGGCATCTGTAAAAATGGCTGCACTGAGCGGAGAAGTTAAGAATAATGCACTATTAAAAATATCTGAAGCACTGCTTGCAAACAGTAAAAGAATTATCGAAGCAAATCAACATGACCTTGAAAGAAGCGAAAAGGACAATCTGGCTTCACCCCTTCTAAAAAGGCTTAAATTTGATGAAAAGAAATTAAATGATGTGGTAGAAGGAATTAAAAGTCTCATGTCTCTGGAAGAACCTGTAGGGAAAACACTCTTCTCAAATATGTTGGACGATGACCTTGAGCTGTTTAAAGTTACCTGCCCGATAGGTGTTATAGGTATTATTTTTGAGTCAAGGCCGGACGCACTTGTGCAGATATCAACCCTATGCCTTAAAAGCGGAAACTGTGTTCTTCTTAAAGGCGGTTCTGAGGCAAAGGAAACAAACCGTGTTCTGACGGATGTTATAGAAGAAGCTACTGTAGCAGCGGGACTGCCAAAGGGCTGGATAAGTCTTCTTGAAAGCAGGGACGACGTAAGTGAAATGCTGAAAATGGATGAATACATTGATTTGGTAATTCCGAGAGGCTCAAATGAATTTGTACGTTATATAATGGATAATTCGAGGATACCCGTAATGGGTCATGCAGATGGTATTTGCCATGTATATGTGGATTCAGGTGCAGACTTGGAAATGGCAAAGAAAATCACTGTAGATTCAAAGACTCAGTACGTTGCAGTGTGCAATGCTACAGAAACCCTTTTGGTGGACAGCGCTGTGGCAAAGGAATTTCTGCCGGGATTGAAGGCTGAACTTGATAAAAAGAATGTTGAGATATTCGGAGATGAAGAAACAGCTAAAATCATAGAAGTTAAGCCTGCCAGTGATAAAGACTGGGCAACGGAGTACCTTGATTACATTATATCCATAAAGATTGTTTCTGGTGTGGATGAAGCAATAAAACATATCAATACTTATGGCTCAGGGCATACTGACAGCATAGTGACAAAGGATAAAACAACAGCGGTTAAATTTATGAATCTTGTTGATTCAGGCAATGTTTTCTGGAATGCATCCACAAGATTTAGCGATGGTTTCAAATATGGCTTTGGTGCCGAGGTAGGAATAAGCACAAGCAAGCTTCATGCAAGAGGCCCTGTAGGTTTGGACGGCTTATTAAGCTACAAATACATGCTGATTGGCAAAGGGCAGATTGTTGATGATTATGCCACAAACAAGAGACAATTTAAACATGTAAAAATGAATAAGCAGATTGAAGAGATATAA
- a CDS encoding RidA family protein encodes MDLQIISTDKAPAAIGPYSQAVKCGNVIYTSGAIPIDPNSGNVVAGGAAQQAEQAIKNLAEVLKGAGAGLGNVVKTTVFIKDMNDFTAINDVYKSFFTDNYPARSCVEVARLPKDVLVEIECIAVL; translated from the coding sequence ATGGATTTGCAAATTATATCAACTGATAAGGCACCTGCCGCTATAGGCCCGTATTCACAAGCGGTAAAATGCGGAAACGTTATATATACCTCTGGGGCAATTCCCATAGACCCGAATAGCGGAAATGTTGTTGCCGGAGGTGCTGCCCAACAGGCAGAGCAAGCAATTAAAAACCTTGCAGAGGTTCTCAAAGGAGCCGGTGCAGGTCTGGGGAACGTTGTAAAAACTACTGTATTCATAAAAGACATGAATGACTTTACAGCAATAAACGATGTATACAAAAGCTTCTTTACCGACAATTATCCTGCAAGGTCATGCGTTGAGGTTGCAAGACTTCCAAAGGATGTCTTAGTGGAGATAGAATGTATTGCAGTATTGTAG
- the asd gene encoding aspartate-semialdehyde dehydrogenase has protein sequence MSKLKVGIIGGTGMVGQRFISLLENHPWFEVVSIAASEKSAGKRYDEAVGNRWKMSTPMPENVKNIVVKNATEQVKEICDEVDFVFCAVDMKKDEIKKLEEEYAKNETPVVSNNSAHRWTPDVPMLIPEINADHVKAIDAQRKRLGTKYGFIAVKPNCSIQSYVPALTPLMKYGIKNVVATTYQAISGAGKNFTDWPEMLDNVIPYIGGEEEKSEQEPLKIWGKVENGEIVKTSSPLITTQCIRVPVTDGHLAAVFVSFENKPSKEEILELWKDFKGEPQLLDLPSAPKQFIKYFEEDNRPQTKLDRDAENGMGITAGRLREDTLYDYKFVCLSHNTVRGAAGGGVLMAEYLKSQGYIHAK, from the coding sequence ATGTCTAAGCTAAAAGTTGGTATAATCGGTGGTACTGGAATGGTTGGACAAAGATTTATTTCACTTCTTGAAAACCATCCATGGTTCGAAGTTGTTTCCATTGCTGCCAGTGAAAAATCTGCAGGAAAGAGATACGATGAAGCAGTAGGTAATAGATGGAAGATGTCTACACCTATGCCTGAAAACGTTAAGAATATTGTAGTAAAAAATGCAACAGAGCAAGTTAAAGAAATTTGTGATGAAGTGGATTTCGTTTTCTGTGCAGTTGATATGAAAAAGGATGAGATAAAGAAGCTTGAGGAAGAATATGCAAAAAATGAAACTCCTGTAGTTTCAAACAATTCTGCACACAGGTGGACTCCTGACGTACCTATGCTAATACCTGAAATCAATGCAGATCATGTAAAGGCAATAGATGCTCAGAGAAAAAGACTGGGAACAAAATACGGCTTCATTGCCGTTAAGCCAAATTGTTCAATCCAAAGCTATGTTCCTGCTCTTACTCCTTTAATGAAATACGGTATTAAAAATGTTGTTGCAACTACTTACCAGGCAATTTCCGGCGCAGGAAAGAATTTCACAGACTGGCCTGAAATGCTCGATAATGTAATACCTTATATAGGCGGAGAAGAAGAAAAAAGCGAACAGGAACCATTGAAAATCTGGGGTAAAGTTGAGAACGGAGAAATCGTAAAGACTTCTTCACCTCTTATAACTACACAGTGTATAAGAGTACCTGTAACTGACGGTCATCTTGCCGCAGTATTTGTTTCCTTTGAAAACAAACCTTCAAAAGAAGAGATACTTGAGTTGTGGAAAGACTTCAAGGGTGAACCTCAGCTTTTAGATTTGCCAAGTGCTCCAAAGCAGTTCATTAAATATTTCGAAGAAGACAACAGACCACAAACCAAATTGGACAGAGATGCCGAGAACGGAATGGGTATAACTGCCGGAAGACTCCGTGAAGACACTCTTTATGACTATAAATTTGTTTGCCTCTCACATAATACTGTACGTGGTGCTGCAGGCGGCGGAGTACTAATGGCAGAGTACCTAAAGTCCCAAGGATATATCCATGCAAAATAA
- a CDS encoding L,D-transpeptidase, whose amino-acid sequence MIKKLLLIGTLMIAILFESTAVCGAADAKDKKQYPEVSQSAVKIDTTVLDKTLDTQKKQQEAQKKKEEAAAKEKLQKKIAQLQKSITANTYMNYIKQLGYYKKAYKNDEKLNIRNALLLFQSNHNMSVTGTYDTATKNMLVQRLSSNKFAYLDNVIKAPTKGRWIAVNKTTRVLTLYEGKKVLKKYAVAVGNPATLTKSGKYVVNCKLIDPDWGGGGFAKPVRGGTPQNPLGTRWMGINRTDGSYGIHGTNSFYSIGKYISHGCMRMSNYCVEELYPLVPMKAPVWVGTQTELKNWSITQPQFK is encoded by the coding sequence ATGATAAAAAAACTTTTATTGATTGGCACACTAATGATTGCCATACTATTTGAAAGTACAGCTGTATGTGGTGCAGCCGATGCAAAAGACAAAAAACAGTATCCGGAAGTGTCACAGTCGGCAGTGAAAATTGATACCACCGTACTTGATAAAACCCTTGATACTCAAAAAAAACAGCAGGAAGCCCAGAAGAAAAAGGAAGAGGCTGCTGCCAAGGAAAAACTACAGAAAAAAATAGCCCAACTGCAAAAAAGTATTACGGCCAATACATACATGAATTACATTAAGCAGCTTGGCTACTACAAAAAAGCTTATAAAAATGATGAAAAACTGAATATCAGAAATGCACTTCTTTTATTTCAAAGTAATCATAATATGAGTGTAACCGGTACATACGACACGGCAACAAAAAATATGCTTGTACAAAGACTCTCAAGCAACAAGTTTGCTTATCTTGACAATGTTATAAAAGCCCCCACTAAAGGAAGATGGATTGCAGTAAACAAGACCACCAGAGTTCTTACATTATATGAAGGTAAAAAGGTTTTGAAAAAATATGCTGTTGCAGTAGGTAATCCCGCTACCCTTACTAAATCAGGCAAGTATGTCGTTAACTGTAAGCTTATTGACCCTGATTGGGGAGGAGGAGGATTTGCAAAACCAGTAAGAGGCGGAACACCGCAAAATCCTTTGGGAACCCGTTGGATGGGGATAAACAGAACTGACGGTTCCTATGGGATACATGGCACAAATTCATTTTATTCTATTGGAAAATACATATCACATGGATGCATGAGAATGTCAAATTACTGTGTGGAAGAACTGTATCCTCTGGTTCCTATGAAGGCACCTGTCTGGGTAGGTACTCAGACCGAGCTAAAGAACTGGAGCATCACTCAACCTCAGTTCAAATAG
- a CDS encoding ABC transporter substrate-binding protein codes for MKKGLLKRIFCLLIVATIGISIAGCGGGETMKRIEKTGKLVVGTSGDYAPYEYHMLVDGKDTIVGIDISIVEEIAKDMGVQFQIVDADFNGLLSSLNTNKVDIVIAGMNPDEKRKKSVDFSKIYYEAKQGVMVRAEDKDKYKTVADLKDKKVGAQLGTTQEKIVQEQIKGANLVSLGKIPDLVMELKNKKIDALVVELPVASGYVKNNNDLALTNVPVKDDTGGSAIAVKKGNSNLVDKINKTLDRLMKDGLIEKFVQEANEKNVTSKSK; via the coding sequence ATGAAGAAAGGATTATTAAAGAGGATATTCTGCTTGCTTATTGTTGCAACTATCGGAATATCCATTGCAGGTTGCGGTGGCGGAGAAACAATGAAGAGAATAGAAAAGACCGGCAAATTGGTTGTAGGTACCAGCGGAGATTATGCGCCGTATGAATATCACATGCTGGTAGATGGAAAGGATACTATAGTAGGTATCGATATTTCCATAGTAGAGGAGATTGCAAAAGACATGGGCGTTCAGTTCCAGATTGTGGATGCTGATTTCAACGGACTATTGTCATCGCTTAACACAAACAAGGTGGACATTGTAATAGCGGGTATGAATCCAGACGAAAAGAGAAAAAAATCAGTTGATTTTTCAAAGATTTATTATGAAGCAAAACAAGGTGTAATGGTAAGAGCTGAGGACAAAGACAAATATAAAACTGTTGCTGACTTAAAGGATAAAAAGGTTGGTGCACAGCTGGGAACTACACAGGAAAAAATAGTACAAGAACAGATTAAGGGTGCAAACCTTGTTTCATTAGGCAAGATACCTGATTTGGTTATGGAATTAAAGAACAAAAAAATAGATGCATTGGTGGTAGAACTTCCGGTTGCAAGCGGTTATGTTAAAAACAACAACGATTTGGCACTTACTAATGTTCCTGTAAAGGATGACACAGGAGGATCTGCTATAGCAGTTAAAAAAGGTAATTCAAACTTAGTGGACAAAATTAACAAAACCCTTGACAGACTTATGAAGGACGGATTAATAGAAAAGTTTGTTCAGGAAGCTAATGAAAAGAATGTAACATCAAAATCGAAATAA
- a CDS encoding amino acid ABC transporter ATP-binding protein has product MINVKNLHKKFGSLHVLQGIDVTIEKGEVVVVIGPSGSGKSTFLRCLNLLEQPTGGEIILEGINITDKNNDINKQRQKMGMVFQNFNLFPHLSIIDNITLGPVKLKNQTPEQAKENAMALLKRIGLEEKANNYPAQLSGGQKQRIAIVRALAMSPDVMLFDEPTSALDPEMVGEVLEVMKELAAEGMTMVVVTHEMGFAKEVGTRVLFMDEGKIKEEATPNEIFTNPKDDRTKEFLSKIL; this is encoded by the coding sequence GTGATTAATGTTAAGAATCTTCATAAGAAATTTGGTAGCCTTCATGTGCTGCAGGGTATAGATGTAACCATTGAAAAGGGCGAGGTTGTAGTTGTAATCGGCCCCAGCGGTTCCGGTAAGAGTACTTTCCTCAGATGTTTGAACTTATTGGAGCAGCCTACCGGCGGTGAAATTATTTTAGAAGGAATAAATATAACTGACAAGAACAATGATATAAACAAACAAAGGCAAAAAATGGGGATGGTTTTTCAAAATTTCAACCTATTTCCACATTTATCTATTATTGACAACATAACTCTCGGGCCTGTAAAACTCAAAAATCAGACTCCTGAACAGGCAAAAGAGAATGCTATGGCACTTTTGAAGCGTATAGGATTAGAGGAAAAGGCAAATAACTATCCTGCACAGCTTTCTGGAGGACAGAAACAACGTATAGCTATTGTACGTGCCCTTGCTATGTCCCCTGATGTAATGCTTTTTGACGAGCCTACTTCAGCCCTTGACCCGGAAATGGTAGGAGAAGTTCTTGAAGTAATGAAAGAGCTTGCTGCAGAAGGAATGACAATGGTGGTTGTTACTCATGAAATGGGCTTTGCAAAAGAGGTTGGAACCAGAGTTCTATTTATGGATGAAGGTAAAATCAAGGAAGAAGCAACGCCAAATGAAATTTTTACTAATCCTAAAGATGACAGAACAAAGGAATTTTTAAGTAAGATACTATAA
- the iadA gene encoding beta-aspartyl-peptidase — MFKLLKDATVYSPEFIGNKDILLCFDKVALIEDNINPTGFKDVEIVNCDGKIVFPGFIDLHVHITGGGGEGGFTTRTEEAKAEDILKYGITTVVGVLGADGVTRNMPNLYAKARQLELEGLSTYIYTGSYQVPVITLTGNIQNDMVFVDKVIGVGEICLADSRAFEPSFDEISRIAAQTRNGAIISGKAGLVHFHLGLGESAMEYMFRLSNETLIPKQHILPTHVNRTKVLFNRALEYLKQGGNIDLTAGFIPSDSDLECVATYDALRTVLDRNLDFSGITISSDAYGSVPTFDENGNVVSSETVSCKILFDEVRTAIKHRGIPVETAIGIITKNAAQRLKIDDRKGTLEVGKDADCVICDSALNIVNVISKGKMY; from the coding sequence ATGTTCAAGCTGTTAAAGGATGCAACAGTATATTCTCCGGAATTTATTGGTAATAAAGACATATTGCTTTGCTTTGACAAGGTGGCTTTAATTGAAGACAATATAAACCCTACAGGGTTTAAAGATGTTGAGATAGTTAACTGTGACGGCAAAATAGTGTTTCCGGGCTTTATAGACCTTCACGTCCATATAACAGGTGGAGGCGGTGAAGGCGGTTTTACTACAAGGACTGAGGAAGCAAAGGCAGAGGACATACTCAAGTACGGCATAACTACAGTTGTAGGAGTTCTTGGAGCAGACGGCGTTACCAGAAATATGCCCAATCTTTATGCAAAAGCACGCCAGCTGGAACTGGAGGGCCTTTCAACTTATATATATACCGGTTCATATCAGGTTCCGGTAATAACACTAACGGGAAACATACAAAACGACATGGTTTTTGTTGATAAGGTTATCGGGGTGGGTGAAATTTGTCTTGCAGACAGCAGGGCTTTTGAACCGTCTTTTGATGAAATAAGCAGAATTGCAGCTCAAACCAGAAACGGTGCCATTATTTCAGGAAAAGCCGGATTGGTGCATTTCCATCTTGGACTGGGTGAAAGTGCAATGGAGTATATGTTCAGGCTTTCAAATGAGACTTTAATACCCAAACAGCACATTCTTCCTACACATGTTAACCGTACCAAAGTACTCTTTAACAGGGCTTTGGAGTATTTAAAACAAGGCGGCAATATTGACTTGACAGCGGGTTTTATTCCATCAGACAGCGATTTGGAATGTGTTGCTACCTATGATGCATTAAGGACTGTCTTAGACAGAAATCTCGACTTTTCAGGAATCACAATCAGCTCAGATGCCTACGGAAGTGTACCAACTTTTGATGAAAACGGAAACGTGGTTTCCTCGGAGACTGTAAGCTGCAAGATTCTTTTTGACGAAGTCCGTACAGCTATTAAACACAGGGGAATTCCTGTGGAAACGGCAATAGGCATTATCACAAAAAATGCCGCTCAGAGGCTAAAAATAGACGATAGAAAGGGTACTTTGGAAGTGGGGAAAGATGCGGATTGTGTTATATGCGATAGTGCCCTGAATATAGTAAATGTTATTTCAAAGGGAAAAATGTACTAA